From a region of the Candidatus Cloacimonas sp. genome:
- the secA gene encoding preprotein translocase subunit SecA, whose product MLEKILKKIFGDKNSQDLKRYEPMVSEINEIYSGLEQYEDEQLIARVQEIKQEIADKLKPLNNELSELQKNYRETREDSERNRLDNIIDSKKKELKQLTKSTTDDYLPEVFAIVKDTCRRISGKEFEVRGHLVEWNMVPFDVQLIGGMALHDGKIAEMATGEGKTLVATMPLFLNALVGRGAHLVTVNDYLASRDAEWMSPIFNFHGLTVGCITTGMDFEARKEAYNCDITYGMNSEFGFDYLRDNMATSPQQLVQRDFYFAIVDEVDSILIDEARTPLIISGPIAQDTNFYRELRPAIAQLVQLQNSLVQRYLSEIREDLDENNSRPNNDRLARNLLLVKRAAPRNKAFIKLMQEGELKKIVNDIEGIYLRDKKLPELDENLFFVVEERHNSVDLCEKGREVLSKKDKDLFIVQSLDEMLAEIDNNPELSEQEKQKEKSLQTNRFMDKSEKLHNINQLLRAFTLFENDQEYVVIDNKVVIVDEFTGRQMPGRRFSDGLHQALEAKENVEIEAGTQTFATITLQNYFRMYDKLAGMTGTAVTEEAEFMEIYSLPVMVIPTNVSVTRIDHDDLIYLGKNDKYQAIINEIIYWHERQKPVLVGTVSVEVSEVLSRLLKRKGIAHNVLNARQHQREAEIITEAGQPGAVTIATNMAGRGTDIKLGKGVVEGSYESYLNLPKTLTEEYPYGLPLDGLHVIGSERHESRRIDRQLRGRAGRQGDPGTSRFYLSLEDDLMRLFGSDRIAPMMVKMGLKAGDVIRHPWMTKAVEKAQKRVEEHNFEIRRELLKYDEVMNQQREVIYAYRRSVLKGYDLKNEILEMIAETISNLVDEVITPHSYPEDWNLEHICEWFQRSLNLGLHLEDIASDHLNRDLLLNTLLEYALSAYENKEKQLGTEQLRDIERRVLLEVVDDEWRDHLHEMDLLKDGVYLRAYANKDPLIEYKKESFELFQGLIARIQENVTRKVFTTYVLSQEQINDLLKNANLSHQDINAFLHSQQEQQMVQNMSAPPKYNNPGGEVEKVRPVKVAPKVGRNDPCPCGSGKKYKKCCGINEEI is encoded by the coding sequence CTGAAGCGCTACGAGCCCATGGTAAGCGAAATAAATGAAATATATTCCGGTTTGGAACAGTATGAAGATGAACAACTTATTGCCCGGGTGCAGGAAATTAAACAGGAAATTGCAGATAAGCTTAAACCGCTGAATAATGAACTCTCCGAACTGCAAAAAAACTATCGGGAAACCAGAGAAGATAGCGAACGCAACCGGTTGGATAACATCATAGACAGTAAAAAGAAAGAACTGAAACAGCTCACTAAAAGCACTACGGATGATTATCTTCCAGAGGTTTTTGCCATCGTTAAAGACACCTGCAGACGCATATCAGGTAAGGAATTTGAAGTGCGCGGTCATTTAGTAGAATGGAATATGGTGCCTTTTGATGTGCAATTGATTGGCGGGATGGCTTTGCACGATGGCAAAATTGCTGAAATGGCAACTGGAGAAGGCAAAACCCTCGTTGCTACAATGCCCTTGTTTTTAAATGCTTTAGTGGGACGCGGAGCACATCTGGTTACGGTTAATGATTATCTGGCAAGTCGGGATGCCGAATGGATGAGCCCGATTTTTAATTTTCACGGATTAACCGTTGGCTGCATTACCACCGGAATGGATTTTGAGGCACGCAAAGAAGCATATAATTGTGACATAACTTACGGAATGAATAGTGAATTCGGGTTTGATTATTTACGGGATAATATGGCAACTTCTCCCCAGCAGCTTGTTCAGCGTGATTTCTATTTTGCTATTGTGGATGAAGTGGATAGCATTTTAATTGATGAAGCAAGAACACCTCTTATAATTAGTGGTCCCATAGCTCAGGATACAAATTTCTATCGGGAATTGCGTCCGGCAATAGCTCAGCTCGTTCAACTACAGAATTCTTTGGTGCAAAGATATTTAAGCGAAATCAGAGAAGACCTGGATGAAAATAATTCCCGTCCCAATAATGACCGTTTAGCTCGCAACCTGCTTTTAGTGAAAAGAGCTGCTCCCCGGAATAAGGCATTCATCAAATTGATGCAGGAAGGTGAACTGAAAAAAATAGTCAATGACATTGAAGGTATCTACCTGCGAGATAAAAAGCTGCCCGAACTGGACGAAAATCTTTTCTTTGTAGTAGAAGAACGCCATAATAGCGTTGACCTCTGTGAAAAAGGACGCGAAGTTCTCTCCAAAAAAGATAAAGACCTCTTCATCGTGCAATCTCTGGATGAAATGTTAGCGGAAATAGATAACAATCCGGAGCTCTCGGAACAGGAAAAGCAAAAAGAAAAATCGTTGCAGACCAACCGCTTTATGGATAAAAGCGAAAAGCTGCATAATATCAATCAGTTACTCCGTGCCTTTACCCTCTTTGAAAATGACCAGGAATATGTGGTAATAGATAACAAAGTGGTGATTGTGGATGAATTTACCGGACGCCAAATGCCGGGACGCCGTTTTTCAGATGGCTTGCATCAGGCACTGGAAGCAAAAGAAAATGTGGAAATTGAAGCCGGCACGCAAACTTTTGCCACGATTACTTTACAGAACTATTTCAGGATGTATGATAAACTTGCCGGGATGACCGGAACCGCAGTTACGGAAGAAGCTGAATTTATGGAAATATACAGTTTACCGGTTATGGTGATTCCTACAAATGTTTCCGTTACCCGCATTGACCACGATGATCTGATATACTTAGGTAAAAATGATAAATATCAGGCAATCATCAATGAGATTATTTACTGGCACGAAAGACAAAAACCCGTTCTGGTGGGAACAGTTAGTGTAGAAGTGTCGGAAGTTCTTTCCCGTTTACTAAAGCGGAAAGGAATAGCTCATAATGTTCTAAATGCCCGTCAACATCAACGCGAAGCAGAAATAATTACCGAAGCCGGACAACCCGGAGCTGTAACTATAGCTACCAATATGGCAGGTCGGGGAACCGATATTAAGCTTGGTAAAGGCGTTGTGGAAGGTTCTTACGAAAGCTATTTGAATTTGCCTAAAACATTAACCGAAGAATATCCTTACGGCTTACCTTTGGATGGACTTCATGTAATTGGCAGTGAAAGACATGAAAGCAGAAGAATTGATAGACAGCTGCGCGGAAGAGCAGGCCGTCAGGGTGACCCTGGAACTTCCCGTTTTTATCTTTCTCTGGAAGATGATTTAATGCGCCTTTTCGGTTCGGATAGAATAGCTCCGATGATGGTTAAAATGGGCTTAAAAGCGGGAGATGTAATTCGCCATCCCTGGATGACCAAAGCCGTGGAAAAAGCACAAAAGAGAGTGGAAGAGCATAACTTTGAAATCCGCAGAGAACTGTTGAAATATGACGAAGTGATGAATCAGCAACGCGAAGTGATTTATGCCTATCGTCGCAGTGTGCTGAAGGGCTATGACCTGAAGAACGAAATTCTGGAAATGATTGCTGAAACTATATCCAATCTTGTGGATGAAGTTATTACTCCTCACAGCTATCCTGAGGACTGGAATTTGGAACATATCTGCGAATGGTTTCAGCGGAGCTTGAATTTGGGATTACACCTTGAGGATATTGCCAGTGACCATCTGAACAGAGACCTTCTGCTGAACACTTTGCTGGAATATGCTCTTTCTGCTTATGAGAATAAAGAAAAACAGCTTGGGACGGAACAGCTGCGAGATATTGAACGGCGCGTTCTTCTGGAAGTTGTTGATGATGAATGGCGAGACCATTTACACGAGATGGACCTGCTGAAGGATGGTGTATATTTACGAGCTTATGCCAATAAAGACCCCTTAATTGAGTATAAAAAAGAGAGCTTTGAACTTTTTCAGGGTTTAATAGCCCGCATTCAAGAAAATGTTACCCGTAAGGTATTTACTACTTATGTTCTTTCCCAGGAACAAATAAACGACCTGCTGAAAAATGCCAATCTGTCTCATCAGGATATAAACGCTTTTCTACATTCACAGCAGGAACAACAGATGGTGCAAAATATGAGCGCACCTCCTAAATATAATAATCCTGGGGGAGAAGTGGAAAAAGTGAGACCCGTAAAAGTAGCTCCCAAAGTAGGAAGAAATGATCCCTGCCCTTGTGGAAGCGGGAAAAAGTATAAAAAATGCTGCGGAATAAATGAAGAAATATAG
- the topA gene encoding type I DNA topoisomerase, with protein sequence MSKGLIIVESPAKAGTITKFLKNQFNVKASMGHIRDLPKHEMGVNVQQGFKPVYVIDKKKSKVISELKEAALSADSIYLASDNDREGEAIAWHLSEALKKELNNKPVYRIVFNEITSKAINEAMKNPGQIDMAKVEAQQARRILDRLVGYEVSPLLWKVITKELSAGRVQSVALRLICEREAEIKAFIPKEYWKIEADFWKGNLPPFKAVLEKIEGKKIEIPDEKNAIEIVENIQNAEAKLSEIKRSNRNVEPLPPFITSTLQQEASKLLGFQAHRTMSIAQVLYEGIDLGGESTGLITYMRTDSTRMAEEAIAKAQDLIKERFGEPALNPKVRVFKNKQSAQDAHEAIRPTDPFRTPESVAQYLTKEQLKLYTLIWQRFIATQMIGVKLLSTSVKINAGKAEFVSSGAQIVEEGFLKAYPYINIPLGEKIHPDYAKEDVLEHSALEKSQHFTTPPARFTEASLIKELEAKGIGRPSTYAAIIETLRKRKYVSMEKRAFLPTQLGNDVNRFLVDKFDCLFNVKFTAEMETKLDEVEYNKISWKEVVQEYYDQLITLIGQVDVKKEKNNFVQDTGIVCDVCQQGTMLIRHSKGGDFLSCSRFPQCKNTKSFTRDEDGNIQIVIPATLAETCPQCGAQLILRNGKFGEFIACSNYPKCKYSRPKTLGVKCPECGIGELTEHKSKKGRPFYSCNRYPDCKFIMNDKPLPITCPQCGNPYIVEKYTKEKGKIKICPKCKTEME encoded by the coding sequence ATGAGTAAAGGACTAATAATAGTAGAATCCCCTGCCAAGGCAGGAACGATAACTAAATTTCTGAAGAACCAATTCAATGTGAAGGCATCAATGGGGCACATTCGTGATTTGCCTAAACACGAAATGGGTGTGAATGTTCAGCAGGGTTTCAAACCCGTTTATGTAATAGATAAAAAGAAAAGCAAAGTGATTTCAGAACTTAAAGAGGCGGCTTTATCTGCCGATAGCATTTATCTGGCAAGTGATAATGATCGGGAAGGAGAAGCCATTGCCTGGCACCTTTCCGAAGCCCTGAAAAAGGAACTGAATAATAAACCCGTTTATCGGATTGTGTTTAACGAAATCACTTCTAAGGCTATAAACGAGGCAATGAAAAACCCCGGACAAATTGATATGGCAAAAGTGGAAGCTCAACAGGCAAGAAGAATTTTAGACCGCCTGGTGGGTTATGAAGTAAGCCCCTTGCTTTGGAAAGTGATTACTAAAGAGCTTTCCGCAGGCAGAGTGCAATCCGTTGCTTTGCGTTTGATTTGTGAACGCGAAGCAGAAATTAAAGCATTTATCCCTAAAGAATACTGGAAAATTGAAGCGGACTTCTGGAAGGGTAATTTGCCTCCCTTCAAAGCGGTATTGGAAAAAATTGAAGGTAAAAAAATAGAAATCCCGGATGAAAAAAACGCCATAGAAATTGTAGAAAATATCCAGAATGCAGAGGCAAAATTAAGTGAAATAAAACGCAGCAATCGTAATGTGGAACCCCTTCCTCCTTTTATAACCAGTACTTTGCAACAGGAAGCAAGTAAGCTGCTTGGTTTTCAGGCACACAGAACAATGAGCATTGCCCAGGTTCTTTATGAAGGAATAGATTTAGGCGGAGAAAGCACAGGTCTGATTACTTATATGCGAACCGATTCTACCCGCATGGCAGAAGAAGCAATTGCCAAAGCCCAAGACCTGATCAAAGAGCGTTTCGGAGAACCAGCTTTGAACCCCAAAGTGCGTGTTTTCAAAAATAAACAGAGTGCTCAGGATGCGCATGAGGCAATTCGTCCTACCGATCCTTTCCGAACACCGGAAAGCGTAGCTCAATATTTAACCAAAGAACAGCTAAAACTATACACTCTTATCTGGCAGCGATTTATTGCTACCCAAATGATAGGTGTTAAATTACTTTCTACGAGTGTAAAAATTAATGCCGGGAAAGCGGAATTTGTGTCTTCGGGGGCGCAAATTGTGGAAGAAGGTTTCCTGAAAGCATATCCTTACATCAATATTCCTTTGGGCGAGAAGATTCATCCCGATTATGCCAAAGAGGATGTTCTGGAACATAGTGCTCTGGAAAAATCACAGCATTTTACTACTCCACCGGCAAGATTTACTGAGGCATCTTTAATTAAAGAACTGGAAGCAAAAGGAATTGGGCGTCCATCTACTTATGCTGCTATAATTGAAACCCTGAGAAAGCGTAAATATGTTTCTATGGAGAAAAGGGCATTTTTGCCTACGCAATTGGGAAATGATGTAAATCGCTTTTTGGTGGATAAGTTTGATTGTCTTTTCAATGTTAAGTTCACAGCTGAAATGGAAACTAAACTGGACGAAGTAGAATACAACAAAATTTCCTGGAAGGAAGTAGTGCAGGAATATTACGATCAGCTTATTACCTTAATCGGTCAAGTGGATGTAAAAAAAGAGAAAAATAACTTTGTGCAGGATACCGGAATTGTTTGTGATGTTTGCCAACAGGGAACAATGTTAATCAGACATAGCAAGGGGGGAGATTTTCTTTCCTGCAGCCGTTTTCCTCAATGCAAAAATACCAAGAGTTTTACTCGTGATGAAGATGGTAACATTCAAATAGTAATTCCTGCAACCTTAGCTGAGACCTGTCCTCAATGTGGAGCTCAATTAATTCTTAGAAACGGTAAATTTGGAGAATTTATTGCCTGTTCCAATTATCCCAAATGCAAGTATTCCCGTCCCAAAACCTTAGGAGTAAAATGTCCCGAATGTGGCATAGGGGAATTGACAGAGCACAAATCCAAAAAAGGGCGTCCATTTTATTCCTGTAATCGCTATCCGGACTGTAAATTTATTATGAACGATAAGCCCCTTCCGATAACCTGTCCCCAATGCGGAAATCCTTATATTGTTGAAAAATACACAAAAGAGAAAGGGAAAATTAAAATCTGCCCCAAATGTAAAACCGAAATGGAATAG
- a CDS encoding ABC transporter permease: protein MNIKDGVKSAFQSIFSHKLRSLLTLTGIVIGVLAVVTMFSSVYAIKTLIKNNMEGMGWDNSIVIFPSVGNIDLETGKNRSNIRRPKQSVPFLNYEDYLALKENLKYKCIYGTISKQSLYRVGNKVNSIILRATEVEFFQNNTYPIGKGRYFNAYEEENNIPVAVLGYYFAEEYFKDKDPIGQVLALGSHRFTVVGVLASDILNTGNGMNFNPWEREKDLKAVYVPLKYGATYLERNRIIHQIYLQSYSTDDYAKLKNDARQILLSRHNMYPNFQFMDIGDMILKITAEINKVMDKWNVTLIAIASISLIVGGIGLFSTLLISIQERMTEIGIRKSIGATEQDIFFYFIFEALALAFIGAVLGVILAWLLIVLIAKAIHFPLYLPVQGVAVGIGFSLLIGFLSGIYPAWKATGIDPIQAIYYRQ from the coding sequence ATGAACATTAAAGATGGTGTCAAAAGCGCATTTCAAAGCATTTTCAGCCATAAACTGAGGTCTTTGTTAACTCTTACAGGAATTGTTATTGGTGTGCTTGCCGTGGTAACAATGTTTTCCAGTGTGTATGCTATTAAAACTCTAATCAAAAATAATATGGAAGGTATGGGCTGGGATAATTCCATAGTTATTTTCCCGAGCGTAGGCAATATTGATTTGGAAACAGGAAAAAACCGCAGCAATATTAGACGCCCGAAACAGAGTGTTCCCTTTTTGAATTACGAAGATTATCTGGCTCTGAAAGAAAACCTGAAGTATAAATGTATTTACGGAACAATCTCTAAACAGAGCTTATACCGGGTTGGCAATAAAGTAAATAGTATCATTCTGCGCGCTACGGAGGTGGAGTTCTTCCAAAATAATACTTATCCTATTGGCAAGGGACGCTATTTCAATGCTTACGAAGAGGAAAATAATATCCCGGTTGCTGTTTTGGGTTATTATTTTGCGGAAGAATACTTTAAGGATAAAGACCCGATTGGTCAAGTTCTGGCTTTGGGTTCGCATCGTTTTACTGTTGTAGGGGTTTTGGCTTCCGATATTTTGAATACCGGTAATGGAATGAATTTTAACCCCTGGGAAAGAGAAAAGGACTTAAAAGCTGTTTATGTTCCCTTAAAATATGGGGCTACTTATTTAGAACGGAATAGAATTATCCACCAGATTTACTTGCAATCATATTCCACCGATGACTATGCCAAGTTAAAAAACGATGCCAGGCAAATACTGCTTTCCAGGCATAATATGTATCCCAATTTTCAATTTATGGATATTGGCGATATGATCCTGAAAATCACTGCGGAAATTAATAAAGTTATGGATAAATGGAATGTAACCCTTATTGCCATTGCTTCCATTTCGTTAATTGTAGGTGGAATAGGACTTTTCAGCACATTGCTGATCAGCATTCAGGAAAGAATGACCGAAATTGGCATCCGTAAAAGCATTGGAGCAACGGAACAGGACATTTTTTTCTATTTTATTTTTGAAGCACTGGCTCTGGCTTTTATAGGAGCTGTTTTAGGTGTAATTCTTGCCTGGCTATTGATTGTTTTGATCGCTAAAGCTATACATTTTCCCCTGTATCTTCCTGTTCAGGGAGTTGCTGTAGGAATCGGTTTTTCGCTTTTAATTGGTTTTCTTTCCGGAATTTATCCCGCATGGAAGGCAACCGGAATTGATCCTATTCAGGCAATTTACTATCGCCAATAA
- a CDS encoding isoprenylcysteine carboxylmethyltransferase family protein: MKKPDKLTEFLAKKRLLITRILCLAVAVEFIINYQERIQHLLSNPAGIIISIILIALGSFIRSWSAGIIQKSNRLVQEGPYSINRNPLYTGSSLMLIGAVLYLNDIWAWIVAVLLILVIFPFTISREENSLRNKFPEQWIDYAKTTGRYFPKKISWQKLKYKWSFQLWIKNREYQTFSLSVLLIVIIIIVWVV, from the coding sequence ATGAAAAAACCCGATAAATTAACCGAGTTCCTGGCAAAAAAACGCCTGCTCATCACTCGTATCCTGTGTCTTGCTGTGGCAGTGGAATTTATCATCAATTACCAAGAGCGTATTCAGCATCTTTTATCCAATCCTGCAGGTATCATTATCAGCATTATTTTAATTGCATTAGGTTCTTTTATCAGGTCCTGGTCTGCCGGAATTATTCAAAAGAGCAATCGTCTGGTGCAGGAAGGACCCTATTCCATAAATCGTAATCCGTTATACACCGGCAGCTCGCTTATGTTAATTGGGGCTGTTTTATATCTTAATGATATTTGGGCTTGGATAGTAGCAGTCCTGTTAATTCTTGTTATTTTCCCTTTTACCATCAGCAGAGAGGAAAACTCCCTGCGGAATAAATTTCCTGAACAGTGGATTGACTACGCTAAAACGACAGGAAGATACTTCCCTAAAAAGATTTCCTGGCAAAAGCTGAAATACAAATGGTCTTTTCAGTTATGGATAAAAAACAGGGAATATCAAACCTTTTCCCTTTCTGTCCTGCTCATAGTTATTATTATCATAGTATGGGTAGTTTAA
- a CDS encoding SiaB family protein kinase, with translation MNVYTIYSLMQDNQIQFSYKGPITQEVLITLGDTIKEKLNNEDCDTKVVRRIFSVLVETAHNILKYSSEKVYLDETNKATGIGLIGIGKTEPNMFIVFSGNIVGSVEAKAIEDRLLYINNLSREELNKSYQQQLKQGTITADGSAGLGLYEVARQSGRPIEYSFSPLEDGNVFFELKIYVKVED, from the coding sequence ATGAATGTATATACTATTTACTCACTGATGCAGGACAACCAAATTCAATTTTCTTACAAGGGTCCGATAACGCAGGAAGTTCTAATTACTTTGGGTGATACTATTAAAGAAAAACTGAATAATGAGGATTGTGACACTAAAGTAGTCCGCAGGATTTTTTCCGTTTTAGTAGAGACCGCGCATAATATTCTTAAATACTCTTCCGAAAAGGTTTATCTTGATGAAACCAACAAGGCAACGGGAATTGGGCTAATCGGGATAGGAAAAACGGAACCCAATATGTTTATTGTTTTTTCCGGCAATATTGTCGGTTCCGTTGAAGCCAAAGCAATTGAAGATCGTTTGCTCTACATCAACAATCTTTCCCGCGAGGAATTGAATAAAAGCTATCAACAACAACTGAAACAAGGAACTATTACTGCAGATGGAAGTGCCGGATTGGGACTTTATGAAGTAGCAAGGCAAAGCGGTCGCCCGATAGAATACAGTTTTTCTCCCTTAGAAGATGGCAATGTATTTTTTGAGCTAAAGATTTATGTTAAGGTAGAGGATTAG
- a CDS encoding DUF1987 domain-containing protein, translating to MENYIITPTKYTPLIELSFKDNFLRITGDSYPENAMDVYQPLILQLEKYFTAPEQKLQIELNLDFISTSSKKMLTDIITLLQNYSNAGHNINITWYYTDGDIEQKEQWEMFLEDVTFPYNIIPLPED from the coding sequence ATGGAAAACTATATTATTACTCCCACCAAATATACTCCCTTGATTGAGCTTTCGTTTAAGGACAACTTTTTACGCATAACAGGTGATTCTTATCCCGAAAATGCGATGGATGTGTATCAACCTTTAATTTTACAGCTGGAAAAGTATTTTACCGCTCCGGAGCAAAAACTGCAAATTGAACTGAATTTGGATTTTATCAGCACCTCCAGCAAAAAAATGCTAACCGATATCATAACCCTTTTGCAGAATTATTCTAACGCGGGGCATAACATAAATATTACCTGGTATTACACCGACGGCGATATTGAACAAAAGGAACAATGGGAAATGTTTTTGGAGGATGTTACATTTCCTTATAACATAATTCCCCTGCCGGAAGATTAA
- a CDS encoding adenylate/guanylate cyclase domain-containing protein codes for MTVGDKGLFWKEEILLSEAKDILASLGEEDKVNKQKYAELASAYEILLKQTSKLTRLSDADEKRLNNLLSRLSRYVSPPLYKKITSGKERVELNKTRRVKLTIFFSDIVDFSSHSANMEGEALSAILNSYLEEMTNIINAYKGTLDKYIGDGILVFFGDPDFTNDFEHAFRCVNMALEMRHKMSELQDRWFKLGYSYPLHIRMGIATGYVTVGNFGSSERMDYTIIGSPVNLASRLQTLALADQILISHDTWGIIKDHFLCSEARKVKLKGFSKTQLAYEVYGPREEKQDNIVVIEDKEKDLLIKYDKTKISPEEVAKLIKT; via the coding sequence ATGACTGTAGGCGATAAAGGTCTCTTCTGGAAAGAAGAAATATTGCTTTCCGAAGCAAAAGATATATTGGCATCTCTTGGAGAAGAGGACAAAGTAAATAAACAAAAATATGCTGAACTTGCGTCCGCTTACGAAATTCTGCTGAAACAAACCTCCAAACTTACCCGCTTAAGCGATGCCGATGAAAAACGCCTGAACAATTTGCTTTCCCGTCTTTCGCGTTATGTTTCCCCTCCGCTGTATAAAAAAATAACCAGCGGTAAAGAAAGAGTGGAACTGAATAAAACCCGTAGAGTTAAACTTACCATTTTCTTTTCCGATATTGTTGACTTTTCTTCTCATAGCGCTAATATGGAAGGTGAGGCACTTTCCGCTATTTTAAATTCCTATTTGGAAGAAATGACAAACATCATTAATGCCTATAAGGGAACTCTGGATAAATATATCGGTGACGGGATTTTAGTTTTCTTTGGCGACCCGGATTTTACCAATGATTTTGAGCATGCCTTCCGCTGCGTAAATATGGCTCTGGAAATGCGACATAAAATGAGCGAATTGCAGGATAGATGGTTCAAACTTGGCTATTCCTATCCTCTGCATATTAGAATGGGTATTGCTACCGGTTATGTTACCGTTGGCAATTTTGGCAGCAGTGAAAGAATGGATTATACTATAATTGGCAGTCCGGTGAACCTTGCTTCCCGTTTACAAACACTGGCTTTGGCAGATCAAATTCTGATTTCTCATGATACCTGGGGCATAATTAAAGACCATTTTCTCTGCTCTGAAGCCCGCAAAGTAAAACTCAAGGGCTTTTCTAAAACACAGCTTGCCTACGAGGTCTATGGTCCCCGGGAAGAGAAACAGGATAACATTGTGGTGATTGAAGATAAAGAAAAGGACTTATTGATAAAATACGATAAAACAAAAATCAGCCCGGAAGAGGTGGCGAAATTAATTAAAACTTGA